The nucleotide sequence TACACCAAAAGATGTTTTAGATGTTGAAGCACATGTGGAAAGAATCGAAAAAGAAGCGGGAATTCCTGTTGGAACAACAAAGTTAATGGTTGCAATTGAAAGTCCATTAGGAGCTTTAAATGCTTACCAAATAGCAACTTCTTCAAGCAGATTAGTTGGAATGGCTATCGGTGGAGAGGACTATGTTACTAACTTAAAAACTAATAGATCTCCAGAAGGTGTAGAGTTATTTACAGGAAGAGGACTGATCGTAATGGCAGCTAGAGCAGCAGGAATAGATGCCTTAGATTCAGTTTATGCAGATGTAAATAATGACGAAGGATTTACAAGAGAAGCTACAATGATAAAACAAATGGGATTCTCTGGAAAATCACTGATTCATCCAAGACAAATAGAGTTATTACATAAAGTATATACACCTTCAGAACTTGAAATAAAGAAAGCTAAAAAAATTGTAGATGCAACAAGAGAAGCTTTAGAGCAAAATAAAGGAGTATTTACTGTAGATGGGAAAATGGTAGATAAACCAATAATTGAAAGAGCTGAACATGTTTTAAGACTAGCTAAAGCAGCTGGGGTAAGATTAGGAGGAGACGAGTAATATGATAAATAAAAGAGTTGATGAAAGCCTTTTAAAAACAATAAAAGGTTATGAGGAAAGAAAAGCATATAACTCTCCATTTGCTTATCAACCTGAAGGGTCGATCAATGAAGATGCAGAAAGCTTAAAGGGAACTGTAAAAAGAACTAAAGTTGTAGATTCATTAGAGGAAGCTATAAAAAAATCAGGATTGAAAGATGGAATGACAATCTCTTTCCACCACCATTTTAGAAATGGAGATAAAGTTTTACCGATGGTTTTAGATAAATTAGCTGAGATGGGATTCAAAAATCTTAGAGTTGAAGCAAGTTCGTTCACAAAAGCTCATGAAGGTATTGTAAAACATATTAAAGCTGGAGTAGTAAATAGATTAGGTTCGAGTGGATTAAGAGGTGACCTAGCAAAAGAGATATCGGATGGAATGTTAGGAGACTATCCAGCAGTTATAAGATCTCACGGTGGAAGAGCAAGAGCTATCGTAGAGGGAGATATAAAGATAGACGTTGCATTCTTAGGTGCATCATCAGCAGACTGTATGGGAAATGCAAATGGAGTTAAAGGAAAATCACTATGTGGATCTTTAGGTTATGCAAAAGTAGATGCTGCACATGCAGATAAAGTAGTTATAATAACTGATACTTTAGTTGATTATCCAAATAGTCCAATGAGTATTCCTCAAACTCAAGTTGACTACGTAGTTGTAGTTGATGAGATTGGAGATCCAAATGGAATTATGTCTGGAGCAACAAGATTTACATCAAATCCAAAAGAGTTATTGATGGCTAAAAAAGTTTTAGATGTAATGTTGGCATCAGGATATTTTAACGATGGATTCTCTATGCAAACAGGTTCAGGAGGAGCCTCATTAGCAGTTACAAGATTTATAAGAGAAGAATTAATAAAAAAGAATATAAAGTGTAGCTTTGGATTAGGTGGAATTACAAAAGCCTTTGTTGACTTATTAGAAGAAGGTCTAATGGGACAACTTTATGATACACAATGCTTTGACTTAGCAGCAGTTGAATCGATTGGAAGAAATGAAAAACATGTAGAAGTAAGTGCAGATTTCTATGCAAATCCATTTAATGCATCACCAGCTGTAAATAAGTTAGACTTTGTAATTTTAAGTGCTCTAGAAGTAGATAAAGATTTCAACGTTAATGTAATCTCTGGTTCTGACGGAGTAATCAGAGAAGCTTCAGGGGGACAC is from Cetobacterium sp. ZOR0034 and encodes:
- a CDS encoding aldolase/citrate lyase family protein, translated to MKLRRSMLFIPGNNPGVIKDVHIYRPDSIMFDLEDAIAITEKDSARFLVYNMLQKMRPIYKSLNIETVVRINALDTEFGVEDLEFIVRAQPDIIRIPKTDTPKDVLDVEAHVERIEKEAGIPVGTTKLMVAIESPLGALNAYQIATSSSRLVGMAIGGEDYVTNLKTNRSPEGVELFTGRGLIVMAARAAGIDALDSVYADVNNDEGFTREATMIKQMGFSGKSLIHPRQIELLHKVYTPSELEIKKAKKIVDATREALEQNKGVFTVDGKMVDKPIIERAEHVLRLAKAAGVRLGGDE
- the citF gene encoding citrate lyase subunit alpha, producing MINKRVDESLLKTIKGYEERKAYNSPFAYQPEGSINEDAESLKGTVKRTKVVDSLEEAIKKSGLKDGMTISFHHHFRNGDKVLPMVLDKLAEMGFKNLRVEASSFTKAHEGIVKHIKAGVVNRLGSSGLRGDLAKEISDGMLGDYPAVIRSHGGRARAIVEGDIKIDVAFLGASSADCMGNANGVKGKSLCGSLGYAKVDAAHADKVVIITDTLVDYPNSPMSIPQTQVDYVVVVDEIGDPNGIMSGATRFTSNPKELLMAKKVLDVMLASGYFNDGFSMQTGSGGASLAVTRFIREELIKKNIKCSFGLGGITKAFVDLLEEGLMGQLYDTQCFDLAAVESIGRNEKHVEVSADFYANPFNASPAVNKLDFVILSALEVDKDFNVNVISGSDGVIREASGGHSDTAAAANVSIIVAPLTRGRIPTIIDKVTTVVTPGSTVDVVVTDYGVVVNPTRTDLLERFEKAGIELVTMEKLRELANYIVGEPKEIEFEDQVVAVVEYRDGSIIDVVRKIKR